In one window of Nocardia brasiliensis DNA:
- the uraH gene encoding hydroxyisourate hydrolase gives MSLSTHVLNAVTGRPAAGMLVRLSVGDGTVLAERRTDADGRIKDLPAPETGTHRLTFETGEISPFYPSVTIDFTVDDPAAHYHVPLLLSPYSYSTYRGS, from the coding sequence GTGAGCCTGTCCACGCATGTGCTGAACGCGGTCACCGGACGCCCCGCGGCGGGGATGCTGGTGCGGCTCTCGGTCGGCGACGGCACGGTGCTCGCCGAACGGCGCACCGACGCGGACGGTCGCATCAAGGATCTGCCCGCGCCTGAAACCGGCACGCACCGGCTGACTTTCGAGACGGGCGAGATCAGCCCGTTCTACCCCTCGGTCACGATCGACTTCACCGTCGATGACCCGGCAGCGCACTACCACGTACCGCTGCTGCTCAGTCCGTATTCCTACTCCACTTATCGAGGTAGCTGA
- a CDS encoding xanthine dehydrogenase family protein molybdopterin-binding subunit: MTAVRSTRFPGEVAAPGKGGIGESPLRPDGTLKVKGEFAYASDMWMDGMLWGATLRSPHPRARIVSIDISAALALPGVHAVLTHEDVPGRKCFGLDMTWDQPVLAFDEVRHHGEPIALVAADHPEIARRAVEVIAIEWEVLTPIIDPLAVIADPEANKVQERGGIARYQPVRVGDIAVGRAMSDVVVTGEYEVGIQDQAFLGPEAGLVAPGEDGGLDFYVATQWMHNDLDQIGPCLGLSPDQIRMTMAGVGGAFGGREDISMQIHAGMLALYTGKPIKMVYNREESFFGHVHRHPAQLRYEYGATRAGKIVFAEVRIVLDGGAYTSATLNVTGNASSLALGPYEVPHIKIDAYGVYTNNPPCGAMRGFGAVQACFAHESMMDKLAQALDLDPVRVRQVNAVSQGSKLATGQVVHAPMPMAEMLGQLRDMPLPAPLDPADIRNLPGGASQTTHGEGVVRGVGYGVGIKNICFSEGFDDYSTARVRLEVIGGEPVALVHTAAAEVGQGLVTVEAQIVRTELGIEKVTIHPADNQIDSAGSSSASRQTYMTGGAVKAACEAVRLRVLALAQERFGATRGLRLVGGKVVSGTGEVFAAIVDLLGDEVIEETRKYHHKPTTGMDPVTGQGDSHTQLALCVHRAVVDVDTELGLVKVVALDAVQDVGKIMNRLSLEGQIHGGSAQGLGLAVMEEIQVRDGKVLNPSFTDYLIPTILDSPPQRLEILENADPHAPYGLRGAGEPPTLSSTPAIVAAIRDACRAAGGTVHINRVPVRPEDIIRSS, encoded by the coding sequence ATGACCGCGGTACGGAGCACCCGGTTCCCCGGCGAGGTCGCCGCGCCCGGCAAGGGCGGGATCGGCGAGAGCCCGCTGCGGCCCGACGGCACGCTGAAGGTCAAGGGCGAGTTCGCCTATGCCTCGGACATGTGGATGGACGGCATGCTGTGGGGCGCCACGCTGCGCAGCCCGCATCCGCGCGCCAGGATCGTGAGCATCGACATCAGCGCGGCGCTCGCGTTGCCTGGTGTGCACGCCGTGCTCACCCACGAGGATGTGCCCGGCCGCAAGTGTTTCGGCCTCGACATGACCTGGGACCAGCCGGTTCTCGCGTTCGACGAGGTGCGCCACCACGGCGAGCCGATCGCGCTGGTCGCCGCGGACCATCCCGAGATCGCGCGCCGCGCGGTCGAGGTGATCGCCATCGAATGGGAGGTGCTGACCCCCATCATCGATCCGCTCGCGGTGATCGCCGATCCCGAGGCCAACAAGGTCCAGGAGCGCGGCGGCATCGCCCGGTATCAGCCGGTGCGAGTGGGGGATATCGCGGTCGGGCGCGCCATGTCCGACGTGGTGGTGACCGGTGAGTACGAGGTCGGCATCCAGGATCAGGCGTTCCTCGGCCCGGAGGCCGGGCTGGTCGCGCCCGGCGAGGACGGTGGGCTCGACTTCTATGTCGCCACCCAGTGGATGCACAACGATCTCGATCAGATCGGTCCCTGTCTCGGCCTGTCCCCGGACCAGATTCGGATGACCATGGCCGGGGTGGGCGGCGCTTTCGGTGGCCGTGAGGACATCTCGATGCAGATCCATGCCGGGATGCTCGCGCTCTACACCGGTAAGCCGATCAAGATGGTGTACAACCGCGAGGAGTCGTTCTTCGGGCACGTGCACCGGCACCCGGCGCAGCTGCGCTATGAATACGGCGCCACCCGCGCGGGCAAGATCGTCTTCGCCGAGGTGCGGATCGTGCTCGACGGTGGCGCGTACACCTCAGCGACGCTCAATGTCACGGGCAACGCGTCCTCGCTGGCGCTCGGCCCCTACGAGGTGCCGCACATCAAGATCGATGCCTACGGTGTGTACACCAACAACCCGCCCTGCGGCGCGATGCGCGGATTCGGTGCGGTGCAAGCCTGTTTCGCGCACGAGTCGATGATGGACAAGCTCGCGCAGGCGCTCGACCTCGATCCGGTGCGCGTCCGGCAGGTGAACGCGGTATCGCAGGGATCGAAGCTGGCGACCGGTCAGGTGGTGCACGCGCCGATGCCGATGGCCGAGATGCTCGGGCAACTGCGTGACATGCCGCTGCCCGCGCCACTGGACCCGGCCGACATCAGGAACCTGCCCGGCGGCGCCTCGCAGACGACCCACGGCGAGGGCGTGGTGCGCGGCGTCGGTTACGGCGTCGGCATCAAGAACATCTGCTTCTCCGAGGGTTTCGACGACTACTCGACCGCTCGGGTGCGCCTCGAGGTGATCGGCGGCGAACCCGTCGCGCTGGTGCACACCGCCGCCGCCGAGGTGGGACAGGGACTGGTCACGGTCGAAGCGCAGATCGTGCGCACCGAACTCGGCATCGAGAAGGTGACCATCCACCCCGCCGACAATCAGATCGACAGCGCGGGTTCCTCCTCGGCCTCCCGCCAGACCTACATGACCGGCGGCGCGGTGAAGGCCGCGTGCGAGGCGGTGCGCCTGCGCGTACTCGCCCTGGCCCAGGAGCGTTTCGGCGCTACCCGCGGGCTGCGGTTGGTCGGCGGGAAGGTGGTGTCGGGCACCGGTGAGGTGTTCGCCGCGATCGTCGACCTGCTCGGCGACGAAGTCATCGAGGAGACCAGGAAATACCACCACAAGCCGACCACCGGCATGGACCCGGTGACCGGGCAGGGCGACAGCCACACGCAGCTGGCCCTGTGCGTGCACCGGGCGGTGGTGGACGTCGACACCGAACTGGGCCTGGTGAAAGTCGTTGCGCTGGACGCGGTCCAGGACGTCGGCAAGATCATGAACCGGCTCTCGCTGGAGGGCCAGATCCACGGTGGCTCAGCGCAGGGCCTCGGCCTCGCGGTCATGGAGGAGATCCAGGTCCGCGACGGCAAGGTGCTCAACCCGTCGTTCACCGACTACTTGATTCCCACGATTCTCGATTCGCCGCCACAGCGGCTCGAGATTCTCGAAAACGCCGACCCGCACGCCCCATACGGGCTGCGCGGCGCCGGAGAGCCACCCACGCTCTCCTCGACTCCCGCGATCGTCGCCGCCATCCGTGACGCGTGCCGAGCGGCGGGAGGAACCGTGCACATCAACCGAGTGCCGGTGCGCCCGGAAGACATCATCCGGAGCAGTTGA
- the pucL gene encoding factor-independent urate hydroxylase produces MSIKLGPNRYGKAETHVVSVTKNGGVHEIRDLNVGVALSGDMDDVHLTGDNGAVLPTDTQKNTVFAFAKEHGITSPEAFGVLLAQHFVGAQPTIHHARVSVEEYAWERIVLDPGDEQHSFVRSGQETRTARVHHDGEKTWVVAGLQGLVVLNSTGSEFHGYLKDKYTTLKEAYDRILATEVNAEWRFIAEPGDWDKAYRQARGALLEAFADTYSYSLQQTLYAMGERVLAACPEIGEVRLSLPNKHHFVVDLSAFGLTNDNEVFYAADRPYGLIEGTVLREDAPAAGPAWE; encoded by the coding sequence ATGTCGATCAAGCTCGGACCGAACCGATACGGCAAGGCGGAGACCCATGTCGTCAGCGTGACGAAAAACGGTGGCGTGCACGAGATCCGCGATCTCAATGTCGGGGTGGCGCTCTCCGGTGACATGGACGACGTGCACCTCACCGGCGACAACGGCGCGGTGCTGCCGACCGACACCCAGAAGAACACCGTCTTCGCCTTCGCCAAGGAGCACGGCATCACCTCGCCCGAGGCGTTCGGTGTTCTGCTGGCACAGCACTTCGTCGGCGCACAGCCGACCATCCACCACGCGCGGGTCAGCGTCGAGGAGTACGCCTGGGAGCGGATCGTGCTCGACCCCGGCGACGAGCAGCACTCGTTCGTACGGTCCGGTCAGGAGACCCGCACCGCGCGGGTGCATCACGACGGTGAAAAGACCTGGGTGGTAGCGGGTTTGCAAGGCCTGGTGGTACTCAACTCGACCGGCTCGGAGTTCCACGGCTATCTGAAGGACAAGTACACGACCCTGAAAGAAGCCTACGACCGCATCCTGGCCACCGAGGTCAACGCGGAGTGGCGCTTCATCGCCGAGCCCGGCGACTGGGACAAGGCCTACCGCCAGGCGCGCGGCGCGCTGCTGGAGGCGTTCGCCGACACCTACAGCTACTCGCTGCAGCAGACGCTGTACGCGATGGGCGAGCGCGTGCTCGCGGCCTGCCCGGAGATCGGCGAGGTGCGCTTGTCGCTGCCGAACAAGCACCACTTCGTGGTCGACCTGTCCGCGTTCGGACTGACCAACGACAACGAGGTGTTCTATGCCGCCGACCGCCCCTACGGCCTGATCGAGGGCACGGTGCTGCGCGAGGACGCGCCCGCCGCGGGCCCGGCGTGGGAGTGA
- a CDS encoding SDR family NAD(P)-dependent oxidoreductase: MPRNIVVTGGATGIGRAIAAIFAAAGDAVVITGRRAEPLRATAAELGVTNHVCDATDPAQIEALLTALPARIDVLVNNAGGNTDFDQSSSPGDLAALAAAWRANLDANLISAVLMTTALRDRLGAGGTVINIGSIAADKGAGAYGAAKAGLASWNTQLSAELGPHGITANVIAPGYIADTEFFRDRLTAERRDSLIAATHTRRPGVPDDIAYAASYLASPGARQVTGQVLAINGGERTTR, from the coding sequence ATGCCACGCAACATTGTGGTCACCGGCGGCGCGACCGGCATCGGACGGGCGATCGCGGCGATCTTCGCCGCCGCGGGCGACGCCGTGGTGATCACCGGACGACGGGCCGAACCGCTGCGGGCGACGGCCGCCGAACTCGGCGTCACCAACCACGTCTGCGATGCCACCGATCCCGCACAGATCGAGGCGCTGCTGACCGCACTGCCCGCGCGGATCGATGTCCTGGTCAACAACGCGGGCGGCAACACCGACTTCGACCAGAGCTCCTCCCCCGGCGACCTGGCCGCCCTCGCCGCCGCCTGGCGCGCCAACCTGGACGCCAACCTGATCAGCGCCGTGCTGATGACCACGGCACTGCGCGACCGCCTCGGCGCGGGCGGGACCGTGATCAACATCGGGTCCATCGCCGCGGACAAGGGCGCGGGCGCGTACGGCGCGGCGAAGGCCGGTCTGGCCTCGTGGAACACGCAGCTGTCCGCCGAGCTCGGGCCGCACGGCATCACCGCGAACGTCATCGCCCCCGGCTACATCGCCGACACCGAGTTCTTCCGCGATCGGCTGACCGCCGAGCGCCGCGACTCGCTCATCGCCGCGACGCACACTCGGCGCCCCGGCGTGCCCGACGATATCGCCTACGCGGCAAGCTATCTCGCCTCACCGGGCGCACGGCAGGTGACCGGTCAGGTGCTGGCGATCAACGGGGGTGAACGCACGACCCGCTGA
- a CDS encoding family 2A encapsulin nanocompartment shell protein, with protein MTKAVPQPVALGDEAARTLANATKTVPQMESITPRWLVHLLNWVPVEAGIYRRNRVTHEQTVDIQCDNFDESPLPETFIDYERDPREYRLKAVHTILDVHTRVSDLYSSPHDQIAQQLRLTIEAIKEHQEGELINSPDYGLIANTVKRQRISTIAGPPTPDDLDNLITKVWKEPGFFLTHPQGVAAFGRECTRRGVPPPTVSMFGSQFLTWRGIPIVPSDKVPVERGKTKFLLIRTGEARQGVVGLYQPGLAGEQGPGLSVKFMGIDRSAIASYLVSLYCSLAVLTDDAVAVLDGAEVGKFHDYAPTYRS; from the coding sequence ATGACTAAAGCTGTTCCACAGCCGGTGGCGTTGGGCGATGAAGCTGCCCGGACACTGGCGAACGCGACGAAGACCGTGCCGCAGATGGAGTCGATCACTCCACGGTGGTTGGTCCATCTGTTGAACTGGGTGCCCGTCGAAGCCGGTATCTACCGACGTAACCGGGTCACCCACGAACAAACCGTCGATATCCAGTGCGACAACTTCGACGAGTCTCCGCTACCGGAGACCTTTATCGACTACGAGCGTGATCCGCGGGAGTACCGCCTCAAGGCCGTGCACACCATTCTCGACGTGCACACCCGCGTCTCCGATCTGTATTCGAGCCCGCACGATCAGATTGCTCAGCAGTTGCGACTGACCATCGAAGCGATCAAGGAACACCAAGAGGGCGAGCTGATCAACAGCCCGGACTACGGCCTGATCGCCAATACGGTCAAAAGGCAACGAATCTCCACGATCGCCGGTCCGCCGACGCCCGACGACCTCGACAATCTGATCACCAAGGTGTGGAAGGAGCCCGGCTTCTTCCTGACCCACCCACAGGGCGTCGCCGCGTTCGGCCGGGAATGCACCCGCCGTGGGGTGCCGCCGCCGACGGTGAGCATGTTCGGATCCCAGTTCCTGACCTGGCGCGGCATCCCGATCGTGCCGTCGGACAAGGTTCCGGTGGAACGGGGCAAGACCAAGTTCCTGCTGATCCGCACCGGCGAGGCCCGTCAGGGCGTGGTCGGTCTCTACCAGCCGGGACTGGCCGGCGAACAGGGACCGGGTCTTTCGGTGAAGTTCATGGGTATCGATCGCAGCGCGATCGCGTCGTATCTGGTGTCGCTGTACTGCTCGTTGGCCGTGCTGACCGACGACGCGGTGGCAGTGCTCGACGGAGCCGAGGTGGGCAAGTTCCATGACTACGCACCGACCTACCGGAGCTGA
- a CDS encoding FAD binding domain-containing protein yields MDFLRPTGWADALAIKAERPEAVPIQGGTDMMVELNFDKGRPDALLDLNPCRELFDHKEIDGKIRIGSGVPYVKIINRLGKQLPGLAQASRTVGSPQIRNRGTVGGNLGGASPAGDAHPALLAGNAVVEVESAARGTRMIPIDDFYLWVRKTALEPDELIRAIWLAPAEGPQYFSKVGTRNAMVIAVCSFAIALYPSDGTVRTGIGSSGPTPLRAGPAEEFLATELPWQRPAPLNERVLREFGALVAAAAKPIDDVRGTADYRKHALSVLARRTLGWAWTDYLTERKAA; encoded by the coding sequence ATGGATTTCTTGCGACCCACCGGCTGGGCCGATGCCCTGGCCATCAAAGCCGAACGCCCCGAAGCGGTGCCGATCCAGGGCGGCACCGACATGATGGTCGAACTCAACTTCGACAAGGGCAGGCCCGATGCCCTGCTCGACCTCAACCCGTGCCGGGAACTGTTCGACCACAAGGAGATCGACGGCAAGATCCGGATCGGTTCCGGCGTGCCGTACGTCAAGATCATCAACCGGCTCGGCAAGCAGCTGCCGGGTCTGGCGCAGGCCTCGCGCACCGTCGGTTCGCCGCAGATCCGCAACCGCGGCACGGTCGGCGGCAATCTCGGCGGCGCCTCCCCGGCCGGTGACGCCCATCCCGCGCTGCTCGCGGGGAACGCGGTCGTCGAGGTGGAGTCGGCGGCGCGCGGCACCAGGATGATCCCGATCGACGACTTCTACCTCTGGGTGCGCAAGACCGCACTCGAGCCGGACGAGCTGATCCGGGCGATCTGGTTGGCGCCCGCCGAAGGGCCGCAATACTTTTCGAAGGTCGGCACGCGCAACGCGATGGTGATCGCGGTGTGCTCGTTCGCGATCGCGCTGTATCCGAGCGACGGGACGGTCCGCACCGGCATCGGTTCGTCGGGGCCGACCCCGCTGCGCGCCGGGCCAGCCGAGGAATTCCTGGCCACCGAGTTGCCCTGGCAGCGGCCCGCACCGCTGAACGAGCGCGTGCTGCGCGAGTTCGGTGCGCTGGTCGCGGCGGCCGCGAAGCCGATCGACGACGTCCGCGGCACCGCGGACTACCGCAAACACGCCCTCTCGGTGCTGGCCCGCCGCACGCTGGGCTGGGCATGGACGGACTACCTGACAGAAAGGAAGGCAGCCTGA
- a CDS encoding PucR family transcriptional regulator yields MRLRSLLTMAELGLELVTGEDELDRFVRWVVTTDMLDPGRYLSGGELVLTGMQWRHDPADSEVFVRALAQAGVAGLAAGDARYGGAPPDVVEACRKHRIPLFRVPENVAFAQVTEQITRNLSTGRAADLTAILDRHRQLVSGAGLGSVLELIERDLGMRCWVISSTGRAVAGPASAPPPGVSTAFLSARRLPLAFRPEGGRYSLFAVDEHRTSRAADWFLVFEGDYTEWPEERRALAGELAAVVSLERARQDDRQSAEGRLAQELIELIVSDAKPAEIISRLELTGLGPAETYIAVAAAADDTLRPGELRVLLREILYGRRPAAGVVDGEAIALIPAGPDSPVIDEINRAVTALEPGLGGSRLSIGVSGVVDGEGLRGAVEEARYARRMAAGRLQPASVVGHDELATHMLLLASVPDEVRRMFRLRLLDPLTTYDQDNRADLVHTLETFLEVSGSWTKCADLLHVHVNTLRYRIQRIEELTGRDLSRLEDRVDFFLALALR; encoded by the coding sequence GTGCGCCTTAGATCCCTGCTGACCATGGCGGAGCTCGGGCTCGAGCTCGTCACCGGCGAGGACGAGCTGGACCGGTTCGTCCGCTGGGTGGTGACCACCGACATGCTCGACCCCGGTCGCTACCTTTCCGGCGGGGAACTCGTCCTCACCGGCATGCAGTGGCGCCACGACCCGGCCGACAGCGAGGTATTCGTCCGCGCGCTGGCACAGGCCGGGGTGGCCGGGCTGGCCGCGGGCGACGCCCGCTACGGCGGTGCGCCGCCGGATGTGGTCGAGGCCTGTCGCAAGCATCGGATTCCGCTGTTCCGCGTTCCGGAGAACGTCGCGTTCGCGCAGGTCACCGAGCAGATCACGCGCAATCTGTCGACCGGCCGTGCCGCGGATCTGACCGCGATCCTGGACCGGCACCGCCAGCTCGTCTCGGGCGCGGGGCTCGGTTCGGTCCTCGAACTCATCGAACGCGATCTTGGCATGCGCTGCTGGGTGATCTCCTCGACCGGCCGGGCGGTGGCCGGGCCCGCGAGCGCGCCGCCGCCGGGGGTGAGCACCGCGTTCCTCAGCGCCCGCCGCCTGCCCTTGGCGTTCCGGCCGGAGGGCGGCCGGTATTCCCTGTTCGCGGTGGACGAGCACCGCACATCGCGGGCGGCCGACTGGTTCCTGGTGTTCGAGGGCGACTACACCGAGTGGCCGGAGGAACGCCGCGCGCTGGCCGGGGAGCTGGCCGCAGTCGTCTCACTGGAGCGGGCCCGCCAGGACGACCGGCAGAGCGCCGAGGGACGCCTCGCCCAGGAACTCATCGAGCTGATCGTCTCCGACGCCAAACCCGCCGAGATCATCTCCCGGCTCGAGCTGACCGGGCTCGGACCGGCCGAAACCTACATCGCCGTCGCGGCGGCCGCCGACGACACCCTGCGCCCCGGTGAATTACGCGTCTTGTTGCGCGAAATACTTTACGGCAGAAGGCCTGCCGCCGGCGTGGTGGACGGCGAGGCGATCGCGCTCATCCCGGCCGGGCCGGACAGCCCGGTCATCGACGAAATCAACCGCGCGGTCACGGCTTTGGAGCCCGGGCTGGGCGGCAGCCGACTATCCATCGGCGTCAGCGGGGTGGTCGACGGCGAGGGGCTGCGCGGCGCGGTGGAGGAGGCACGTTACGCCCGCCGCATGGCGGCGGGGCGACTACAGCCCGCCAGCGTCGTCGGCCACGACGAGCTGGCCACCCACATGCTGCTGCTCGCGTCGGTGCCCGACGAGGTGCGCCGCATGTTCCGGCTGCGGCTGCTCGACCCGCTCACCACCTACGACCAGGACAACCGCGCCGATCTCGTGCACACGCTGGAGACCTTCCTCGAGGTATCCGGATCCTGGACCAAGTGCGCGGACCTGCTGCACGTGCACGTGAACACGCTGCGCTACCGCATCCAGCGCATCGAGGAACTCACCGGGCGCGACCTGTCCCGCCTCGAGGACCGCGTCGACTTCTTCCTCGCCCTCGCACTGCGCTGA
- a CDS encoding (2Fe-2S)-binding protein, whose amino-acid sequence MRVCFDVNGSKETVDDVWEGESLLYVLRERMGLPGSKNACEQGECGSCTVYLDGTPVCSCLVAAGQVEGRSVRTVEGLADGAALDPMQQAFVEAGAVQCGFCTPGLIVQAHDLIEHNPAPSDVEIREALAGNLCRCTGYEKILDAVRLAAQRKAAAR is encoded by the coding sequence ATGCGCGTGTGCTTCGACGTGAACGGCTCGAAGGAGACCGTGGACGACGTGTGGGAGGGCGAGAGCCTGCTCTACGTGCTGCGGGAGCGGATGGGCCTGCCCGGCTCCAAGAATGCCTGTGAGCAAGGCGAATGTGGTTCGTGCACGGTCTATTTGGATGGCACGCCGGTCTGCTCCTGCCTGGTGGCCGCCGGGCAGGTCGAGGGCCGCTCGGTACGCACCGTGGAGGGGCTCGCCGACGGCGCGGCGCTGGATCCGATGCAGCAGGCCTTCGTCGAGGCCGGCGCGGTGCAATGCGGCTTCTGCACACCCGGTCTCATCGTGCAGGCGCACGATCTGATCGAGCACAACCCCGCGCCGTCCGACGTGGAGATCCGCGAGGCACTGGCCGGAAACCTGTGCCGCTGCACCGGTTACGAGAAGATCCTGGACGCCGTGCGGCTCGCGGCGCAGCGGAAAGCGGCGGCCCGATGA
- a CDS encoding MarR family winged helix-turn-helix transcriptional regulator: protein MDPDDPVDAIALAWQRERPGTPVDGIGVVTRIWQLAKTFGDDRRRVLAAAGVDAATLDLLSVLRRSGTPYRLTTRQLTERSMLTAGAISQRVARAEVEGLVTRAPLADGSRGVIVELTDDGHAVVERLVDRVLGRETELLSGLTATQRRDLTELLRLLHRDLMTRFDDHKITQVGAPEP from the coding sequence ATGGACCCTGACGATCCGGTCGACGCGATCGCACTGGCCTGGCAGCGGGAGCGGCCGGGCACGCCGGTCGACGGCATCGGCGTGGTGACCCGGATCTGGCAGCTGGCCAAGACATTCGGTGACGACCGCCGGCGCGTGCTTGCCGCCGCGGGGGTCGACGCGGCGACCCTCGACCTGCTCAGCGTGCTGCGGCGCAGCGGAACGCCCTATCGGCTGACCACCCGGCAGCTCACGGAGCGGTCGATGCTGACCGCGGGCGCGATCTCCCAGCGCGTCGCGCGGGCCGAGGTCGAGGGGCTGGTGACCCGCGCCCCGCTGGCCGATGGTTCGCGCGGGGTGATCGTCGAATTGACCGATGACGGGCACGCCGTGGTCGAGCGGCTGGTCGATCGCGTGCTCGGCCGTGAGACGGAGCTGCTCTCCGGCCTCACCGCCACCCAGCGCCGCGATCTCACCGAGCTGCTGCGCCTACTGCACCGGGACCTGATGACGCGCTTCGACGATCACAAGATCACCCAGGTGGGTGCGCCGGAGCCGTGA
- the uraD gene encoding 2-oxo-4-hydroxy-4-carboxy-5-ureidoimidazoline decarboxylase, with protein sequence MAGDIGWLNSLPPDRAEQELLTCCASRQWAQKVAAARPYPDTASLTAAAVATVCELSWSDVEEALAAHPRIGDRAKAELSEREASWSRGEQSGAANADAAVRAELAAGNRAYEQRFGHVFLIRATGRSATEILAELRARLTNSTLDERIKVQSELADITRLRVRKLVGEQ encoded by the coding sequence ATGGCAGGCGACATCGGATGGCTCAACTCGTTGCCACCGGACCGGGCCGAACAGGAACTGCTGACCTGCTGTGCGTCCCGGCAGTGGGCGCAGAAGGTCGCGGCGGCCCGGCCCTACCCCGATACCGCGAGCCTGACCGCCGCGGCCGTCGCGACCGTGTGCGAGTTGAGCTGGTCGGATGTCGAGGAGGCGCTCGCGGCGCATCCGCGCATCGGGGACCGGGCCAAGGCCGAGCTGTCCGAACGGGAGGCGAGCTGGTCGCGCGGGGAGCAGTCCGGCGCCGCGAACGCCGACGCCGCCGTGCGGGCCGAACTCGCCGCGGGCAACCGCGCCTATGAGCAGCGTTTCGGGCACGTCTTCCTGATCCGCGCCACCGGGCGCTCCGCCACCGAGATCCTCGCCGAACTGCGTGCGCGCCTGACGAATTCGACGCTCGACGAGCGAATCAAGGTACAGAGCGAGCTCGCCGACATCACCCGGCTGCGGGTGCGAAAGCTGGTGGGGGAGCAGTGA
- a CDS encoding 8-oxoguanine deaminase has product MRTIIDNAYIAPVVGPEIPSGHLVLADGRIEALGAGPAPAVPDAQRVDGTGCLVTPGLVNTHHHLYQWATQGLYQDATLFEWLTGLYRTWAGMDAEVVYGAASAGLGWLALTGCTTSSDHHYVFPKGRGDLFDAEVRAAHEIGIRFHPCRGSMDRGQSAGGLPPDEVVEDRDEILLNTAETIDKYHDPSFDSMLRVAVAPCSPFSVSEGLMTDAALLARTKGVRLHTHLAETLDEEEHCREQMGCTPVEYMEKLGWLGDDVWFAHAVHLHDADIRRFAETGTGSAHCPSSNARLGAGIARVSELLRAGATVGLGVDGAASSELTSMAGEMRQAMLFQRAVHGPTALTARQALEIGTLGGARNLGRQQEIGSLEVGKLADIAMWRVDGFRAAVADPVCALVFGPTPPLARLLVGGRTVVAEDELRTVSHDAVGRAGAAARKRLLEREEAR; this is encoded by the coding sequence ATGAGGACGATCATCGACAACGCCTACATCGCGCCGGTGGTCGGCCCGGAGATCCCGTCCGGGCATCTGGTGCTCGCCGACGGCCGGATCGAGGCGCTCGGCGCCGGACCCGCGCCCGCTGTGCCGGACGCGCAACGGGTCGACGGCACCGGCTGCCTGGTCACCCCCGGCCTGGTGAACACCCACCATCACCTCTACCAGTGGGCGACCCAGGGGCTGTACCAGGACGCCACGCTGTTCGAATGGCTCACCGGCCTCTACCGCACCTGGGCGGGCATGGACGCGGAGGTGGTCTATGGCGCGGCCTCGGCCGGCCTGGGCTGGCTCGCGCTGACCGGCTGCACCACCAGCAGCGACCACCACTACGTGTTCCCGAAGGGCCGCGGCGATCTGTTCGACGCCGAGGTGCGGGCCGCGCACGAGATCGGCATTCGCTTCCACCCGTGCCGTGGTTCGATGGACCGCGGGCAGTCCGCCGGCGGACTGCCGCCGGACGAGGTGGTCGAGGATCGCGACGAGATCCTGCTGAACACCGCGGAAACCATTGACAAATACCATGATCCGTCGTTCGACTCGATGCTGCGGGTCGCGGTGGCGCCGTGCTCGCCGTTCTCGGTGAGCGAGGGCCTGATGACCGATGCCGCCCTGCTGGCCCGCACCAAGGGCGTGCGGCTGCACACCCACCTCGCCGAGACGCTGGACGAGGAAGAGCACTGCCGCGAGCAGATGGGTTGCACCCCGGTCGAATACATGGAGAAGCTCGGCTGGCTCGGCGACGACGTGTGGTTCGCGCACGCGGTGCACCTGCACGACGCCGATATCCGCCGCTTCGCCGAGACCGGTACGGGCTCGGCGCACTGCCCGAGTTCCAATGCCCGGCTCGGTGCCGGAATCGCCAGGGTCTCCGAGCTTTTGCGGGCGGGCGCGACCGTCGGCCTCGGTGTGGACGGCGCGGCCTCCAGCGAACTGACCTCGATGGCGGGGGAGATGCGCCAGGCCATGCTGTTCCAGCGGGCCGTGCACGGCCCGACCGCGCTCACCGCGCGCCAAGCCCTGGAGATCGGCACCCTCGGCGGCGCGCGCAATCTCGGCCGTCAGCAGGAGATCGGCAGCCTCGAGGTCGGCAAGCTCGCCGATATCGCCATGTGGCGGGTGGACGGATTCCGCGCCGCCGTGGCGGATCCCGTCTGTGCCTTGGTGTTCGGCCCGACACCACCGCTGGCGCGACTGCTCGTCGGCGGCCGCACCGTGGTGGCCGAGGACGAACTGCGCACCGTGTCGCACGACGCGGTCGGCCGGGCAGGCGCCGCCGCGCGCAAGCGGCTATTGGAACGGGAGGAAGCACGATGA